Part of the Pseudodesulfovibrio mercurii genome is shown below.
CGACACCTACGGCTTCCCCATCGACATCGTCCGCGACGTGGCCGAACAGCAGGGCATGGGCGTGGACGAGGCCGAATTCGACAAATTCATGCAGGAACAGAAGCAGCGCTCCAAGGCCGCCTGGAAGGGCTCCGGCGAAAAGGACGTGGCCTCCGTGTTCCAGACCCTGCTCGAGCAGGACGTGACCAGCGAGTTCTCGGGATACGAGACCATGGCCGACCAGTCCGCCATCGCCTACGTGCTGACCCCCGAGGGCGAGGTCGTGGACGAACTCAAGGCGGGCGAGTCCGGCTGGCTGGTGGCCGAGGTCACCCCGTTCTACGGCGAGTCCGGCGGCCAGGTGGGCGACACCGGGGCCATCGCGGCCCGGAACGGCAAGGCGGACGTGCTCGACACGGTCAAGCCGTCCAAGAACCTGACCGCGCACAAGATTGTCGTCTCCGAGGGCGTGCTCAAGCCCGGCGACGCGGCCTTCCTCAACGTGGACCGCTCGCAGCGGCTGGCGACCATGCGCAACCACACCTCCACCCACCTGCTCCACGCCGCCCTGCAGAAGGTGCTCGGCGACCACGCCAAGCAGGCGGGCTCCCTGGTGGGCCCGGACCGGCTGCGCTTCGACTTCACGCACATCAAGGGCCTGTCTCCCGAGGAGATCGCCGAGGTCGAGAAGCTGGTCAACCAGGCAATCTTCGAGGCCATCCCCGTGACCCGCGAGGTCATGTCCATCGAGGCGGCCCAGGCCAAGGGCGCCACCGCCCTGTTCGGCGAAAAATACGGCGACACGGTCTCGGTCATCGAGGTGCCGGGCGTGTCCATGGAATTCTGCGGCGGCACCCACCTGGACAACACCGGCATCGCCGGGTCCTTCGTGATCACGTCCGAGTCCGGCGTGGCCGCGGGCATCCGGCGCATCGAGGCGGCCACCGGCCACAACGCCGTGGCCTGGCTGAACGAGCGCCGCGAGGCCGCTTCCGAGGCCGGGGCCATGCTCAAGGCCCAGCCCGCCGACCTGCCCAAAAAGGTCCGGGACCTCCAGCAGCAGGTCAAGGACATGAACAGGGAGATGAAGTCCCTCCAGGCCAAGCTCGCCTCGGGCGCGGGCCGCGACATGATGAGCGAGGTGGAGGAGCTGAACGGGGTCAAGGTCCTGGCCGTCAAGGTGGACGCCCCGAACATGGGCGTCATGCTCGAACAGATGGACGCCCTGCGCTCCAAGCTGCCCTCCGGCGTCATCTGCCTCATCGCCCCGCACGAGGACGGCAAGGTCTCGGTGGCCCTGTCCGTGACCAAGGACCTGCACTCCCGGTTCAAGGCCGGCGACCTGATCAAGCCCGTGGCCGGCGAAGTCGGCGGCGGGGGCGGCGGCCGCCCGGACCTGGCCCGCGCGGGCGGCTCCAATCCCGAAGGCATCGACAAGGCCCTGGCCAAACTCCGGGAACTCATCGCGGGCTAGGCGCGCGTTCAATACAAATAAGAAAAGGGTCCCCGCACCGATGCGGGGACCCTTTTTTCGTGCGGCTCCGGCAATGCCGAAGGCGGCGCCTACCGCCCTTCGTCCAGCGGCGGGCTGTAGTTCCTGAGCAGCACGGCCACGATCACGCCGCCCACCGCGATGAGGCTGGCCCCGGCCGTGAATACCCAGGAGATGCCCAGGGCGTCGAAGATGACCCCGGACAGGATGGGCGAGACGATCATGCCGAAGCTGTACGCCGCGTCGGTCACGCTCATGAGCGAGGCCATGCCCATGGTCCGGCCGAGGTAGCCGGTGATGACCAGGCTGCCAGGCAGGATGAAGCCGGTGGACGTGCCCATGAGGATATTCAGGACGAGCAGCCGCCAGAAGTCCGTGCTGAAGGGCATGCAGAAGACCGCCACGGCCACCCCGAACATGCCCAGGATGACCACGCGCTTGGGGTTGGTCCGGTCGGCCAGCCGCCCCACGGGCCGCTGCATCAGGGCGATGAGGAAGACGTTGGCGGACAGCAGGATGCCGAACCGGGAGCCGGACATGCCGATCTGGTGGGCGTAGATGGGCAGGAAGGTGTAGACCGCGCCCTGGCCCGAGGCGCTGAAGAAGCGCATCAGGACGATGGCGAACGCCGTGCGGTCGGCCAGGATCTGGCGGAAGGTGGCCGTCCCGGTCCGACGGGTGACCGCCCCGCTCTCCCGGTCCGGGGGCACGAAGAAGATCACGAAGGCCGCCGTGCCCAGGGAGACGATGCACAGGGCGTAGAAGGCGGCGGGCATGCCGAAGTGTTCCTGGATGACGCCGCCCAGGGTCGGGCCCACGCCCAGGCCGATCATGGCGGCCATGTTCAGGGTGCCCATGTAGTTCCCGAGCTGCCCCTGGGGGGCGATGTCGGCGGCCAGGGCCATGGCGATGGGCACCACCAGCAGGGAGGTGAAGCCGTGGGCCAGGCGGACCGCGATCAGGGCCTCGGCGGAGTGGGCCGCCAGGTAGGCGCAGGACACGGCCGCGTAGAGCACCAGCCCGATGAGGATGAACGACTTGCGCCCCATGCGGTCGGAGAAGCGCCCGACAAAGGGCGCGCAGGCGGTGCGGGAGACGTTGAAGCTGGCGATGATCGTGCCGACGACGAAACCGCCGACGCCCATCTGGGCGGCGAGGATCGGCAGGATGGGCCAGACAATGCCGAGCCCGACCATGGTCACGCCGATGGATACGGACAGGGAGAAGAGCACGGCGGCGGAATTGGTTTGCATGTGAAATCGCATCATGCCCGGTGGCATGCGGCTTTGAGCGGGACGGGATGTCCCTCGGAACGCGCCTGCCTTACCACGCCCCGCCCGCCAGGGAAAGCGCTAGTTGGCCGGTCCGCGCGGATCGGGCCCACCGGACCGTCCGCGCCGGGAGAGCCAAACAAAAAGCTTGTGGGCCTCTCTCTTTTCATGTAAGTACCTCTTCCCGGTCTGCACCACCGGCCCCCGAGAACAACCCGTTACAACCCCGTTCTCCTGGGTCAGGCGGCCTGATCGCGTGGCTACTCATATATAGTTGAAATGGGTTGACACGCGGGCGAGATGCCCGTAAAGGTCCCCTTCTTGAGAATTTGCAAGGAGCATTTTTATGAAGACATATAGCCCGAAGCCGGAAGACGCGAACCGCGAGTGGTTCATCGTCGACGCCACGGACAAGATCCTGGGCCGCTTGGCCACCGAGATCACCAACCGTCTGCGCGGCAAGCACAAGCCTGAGTTCGCCTCCCACATGGACATGGGCGACTTCGTCATCGTCATCAACGCCGACAAGATTCAGGTGACCGGCCAGAAGATGGACAAGAAGATGTACTACAAGCACACCAACCATCCCGGCGGCCTGAAGGAAAAGACTCTCCGCCAGATGCTGGACATCAAGCCTGAGAACGTCATCACCGCCGCCGTCAAGGGCATGCTGCCCAAGAACAAGCTGGCCGCCCAGCAGCTGAAGAAGCTGAAGGTCTACGCCGGTCCCGAGCACCCGCACGCGGCCCAGGCTCCCAAACCTCTGGATTTCTAATCGGGGATTATCATGAGCGATTTCACCTACGCCACTGGCAAACGTAAGAATGCGATCTCCCGGACCCGCCTTTACGCCGGTACCGGCCAGATCACCGTCAACGGCCGTCCCTTCGAGGACTACTTCCCCCGCAAGACCCTGCAGATGGTCGTCCAGCAGCCGCTGAAGCTGGTCAAGATGCTCGAGCGCTTCGACGTCAAGGCCAACTGCACCGGCGGCGGCGTGTCCGGCCAGGCCGAGGCCCTGCGCCACGGCATCGCCCGCGCCCTGTGCGAGCTCGACCCCGAGCTGCGTTCCGTGCTCAAGCCCGCCGGTCTCCTGACCCGCGACGCCCGCAAGAAGGAACGCAAGAAGTACGGCCTCCGCGGCGCCCGCGCCTCCTTCCAGTTCTCCAAGCGTTAAGCCGAACTGGATCTACCAGACCATTCAGGCCGGTACCGAAAGGTGCCGGCCTTTTCACGTTGCCCCGCCCGGGAGCCCCCTCTCCGGCCATTCATTCCTTGCCCCGACACCTGTTTTGCCCTTAGGATGCCCCCATCATGACAGCCAAGAAAAAACCACAGCCGCGCATGCTCTTCGCCTCGCCCGAAGGCGAAATCTTCGACCACCCCGACCTGCTGCTCATGGTCCGCAGAGGCGACGAGTTCGGCCTCCCCAGGCCCGACGAGATCATCCCCCTGCCCGAAGAGTCCGAATTCTTCATGCTGCCCGGCCGCCACGCCATGGGCTACAGCCAGGAGGACGGCCAGGCCGAGGTCATGGACGAACTGGCCGTGGCCGCCTTCGTCTGCCCCGGACACACCGTCACCGGCATCGCCGCCTATGAGTCCGACGACGACGCGCCCGTGCTGCCCCTGCTCTCCTACGCGGCCATCGGCTACGCCAACGGCAGGTTCTGGGTCTGCGCCAAGAAGGTGGACGAGGACCAGCGCCAGGTCTTCTGCCACATCGCGCCCGACCGCATCGAGGCCGGGGCCCACGAGCTGCTCTCCGCCATGCCCGACAACCGCCTGGTCAACCACCTGGCGGGCTGCGCCCTGACCAGCGGCTGCCCGGCCGCCAAGAACCTGGCGCTCGGCCGGTTCGAATGCCCCCTGCCCACCTCCCGGACCTGCAACGCCGAATGCGTGGGCTGCATCTCCCTCCAGCGCCCGGACTCCGGCTTCCCCTCGCCCCAGTGCCGCATCGCCTTCCGGCCCACCGCCGACGAGATCGTCCAGATCATGCGCCGCCACGAATCGCGCGAACGCCGACCCATCTTCTCCTTCGGCCAGGGATGCGAAGGCGAACCCCTGCTCGAGGCCGAACTCATCTGCGAGGCCGTGGCCAAATACCGCCACGAAGGCGGCACCGGCACGGTCAACGTCAATACCAACGGCTCGCGGCACCAGGCCATGCCCGCCCTCAAGATCGCCGGGGTCAACTCCATCCGCGTCAGCCTGAACTCCGCCCGCAAGGGACCCTACGAGGCCTACTACCGGCCCCACGGCTATACCTTCGAGGACGTGCGCGAAACCATCTGCAAGGCCCACGACGTCGGCCTGTTCGTCTCCCTCAACCTGCTCTTCTTCCCCGGCATCACCGATACCGAAGAGGAATTCGACGCCCTCGTCGAACTGGGCGAGGCCTGCCGCTACGACTTCATCCAGCTGCGCAACCTCAACCTCGACCCCGAACTCTACCTCCGCCTCATGGAACCCTTCGGCCACTCGCCCTCCATGGGCTTCAACAACTTCAAGAAACGACTCAAAAAAGCCCTCCCCTGGCTCGAATACGGCTACTTCAACCCGTACCTGGGCTAGATAACCGCGCCCCGACGAGCTCGGGGAATGCCTCCGGCGGGCCCTCGCCGGGCGGGCGCCTCCGGCGGCCAGGGAACCCTTTGAAAAGGGTTCCCTGGACCCTCCCAAACTTTTTGTGTGCCTTCGGCAACGACGTGCGGACGCGCGTTGCCGGAGGGTTGGGGTGTGGGCGATGGAACGGAGCTGGGTGCGGATTCGCGGGGAGCCTGGTCGGGCGCTGCCGGACGGCGTGTTGGAGCGACGGCAGAAAAAATCAGCCTTTTAAATGAGCTACACACCCCGCGAAGCGGCACCAAAAAGTTTAGGGGGGTGAGAGAGGGGTTGGGGGTCCAGGGGGGAAGGGGAGAGAGAGGGGACCATTTTCTCAAAGGGTCCCCTCTCTCTCCCCTTCCCCCCTGGCCGCCGGAGGCGCAGGCGCGGCTACTTGCCCGTCTTGCCGCTGCGGGCGGACATGATTTCGGTCATGAGGTCCACCTGGAGTTGTTGGATATCCAGGAGTCGTTCCCACTGGTTGGAGATGAGGTGGTCGAGCTTTTCGTGCAGGTGGCGGATTTCGAGTTCGGCCTTGAGGTTGACCTTGTAGTCGTTCTCGGCCCGGGCGCGGTCTTTGTCCTCCTGGCGGTTCTGGCTCATCATGATGATCGGGGCCTGGATGGCGGCCAGGAGGGAGAGCATGAGGTTGAGCAGGATGAAGGGATAGGGGTCGAAGGGCTTGAAGATCAGGAGCAGCGTGTTGACGAGAATCCAGACGAAGATGAACGCGCCGAAGAGGATGATGAATTTCCAGCTGCCGCCGAAGTCGGCGATGAGGTCGGCCAGCCGTTCGCCTCGGGTGCGCGTGCGGTCCATCTCCTCTTCGGGGTTGCTGGACAGGAGCTCGTTCCGTTGCAGGCTTTGCAGGACCTCCTGGTCCAGCTCGCTCAGTTCGCCCTTTTCCGAGAGCATGATGTCTTCCACGTACTTGAACCGGAACTGGTTCAGGTCGTCCGTGCAGATGTAGCTGGACTCGGTGAAGTCCGGCCGTTCCTTGACGATCTCGGCCA
Proteins encoded:
- the alaS gene encoding alanine--tRNA ligase, with protein sequence MKANEIRQRFLEYFERNGHTIVESSPLTPKDDPSLLFTNAGMVQFKKLFLGQEKRDYIRATTAQKCLRVGGKHNDLENVGRTARHHTFFEMLGNFSFGDYFKEDAIRFCWQFLTEELKLDKSRLYITIYKDDDEAGELWRKVAGVPEERIYRLGEKDNFWSMGDTGPCGPCSEVHYDQGEEVGCGPNCGIGKCDCDRFLEIWNLVFMQYDQAEDGTRTNLPRPSIDTGMGLERIAAVVQGVHSNYETDLFQSIIKYTADLAGVKYRESEEIDTALQVIADHSRAIAFLIPDQVLPSNEGRGYILRRLIRRAYRFGKLMGLTGTFLWKTASKVIDDMGGHYKELEETRNFMVEVVRGEEESFAKTLDKGLEMLEEELAELKKAGAAIVPGETTFKLYDTYGFPIDIVRDVAEQQGMGVDEAEFDKFMQEQKQRSKAAWKGSGEKDVASVFQTLLEQDVTSEFSGYETMADQSAIAYVLTPEGEVVDELKAGESGWLVAEVTPFYGESGGQVGDTGAIAARNGKADVLDTVKPSKNLTAHKIVVSEGVLKPGDAAFLNVDRSQRLATMRNHTSTHLLHAALQKVLGDHAKQAGSLVGPDRLRFDFTHIKGLSPEEIAEVEKLVNQAIFEAIPVTREVMSIEAAQAKGATALFGEKYGDTVSVIEVPGVSMEFCGGTHLDNTGIAGSFVITSESGVAAGIRRIEAATGHNAVAWLNERREAASEAGAMLKAQPADLPKKVRDLQQQVKDMNREMKSLQAKLASGAGRDMMSEVEELNGVKVLAVKVDAPNMGVMLEQMDALRSKLPSGVICLIAPHEDGKVSVALSVTKDLHSRFKAGDLIKPVAGEVGGGGGGRPDLARAGGSNPEGIDKALAKLRELIAG
- the rpsI gene encoding 30S ribosomal protein S9: MSDFTYATGKRKNAISRTRLYAGTGQITVNGRPFEDYFPRKTLQMVVQQPLKLVKMLERFDVKANCTGGGVSGQAEALRHGIARALCELDPELRSVLKPAGLLTRDARKKERKKYGLRGARASFQFSKR
- a CDS encoding DUF1003 domain-containing protein translates to MSRKSSPHPSASPKPRPRHVCQICGQSKANMLPASTIRPAILAEIVKERPDFTESSYICTDDLNQFRFKYVEDIMLSEKGELSELDQEVLQSLQRNELLSSNPEEEMDRTRTRGERLADLIADFGGSWKFIILFGAFIFVWILVNTLLLIFKPFDPYPFILLNLMLSLLAAIQAPIIMMSQNRQEDKDRARAENDYKVNLKAELEIRHLHEKLDHLISNQWERLLDIQQLQVDLMTEIMSARSGKTGK
- a CDS encoding radical SAM protein yields the protein MTAKKKPQPRMLFASPEGEIFDHPDLLLMVRRGDEFGLPRPDEIIPLPEESEFFMLPGRHAMGYSQEDGQAEVMDELAVAAFVCPGHTVTGIAAYESDDDAPVLPLLSYAAIGYANGRFWVCAKKVDEDQRQVFCHIAPDRIEAGAHELLSAMPDNRLVNHLAGCALTSGCPAAKNLALGRFECPLPTSRTCNAECVGCISLQRPDSGFPSPQCRIAFRPTADEIVQIMRRHESRERRPIFSFGQGCEGEPLLEAELICEAVAKYRHEGGTGTVNVNTNGSRHQAMPALKIAGVNSIRVSLNSARKGPYEAYYRPHGYTFEDVRETICKAHDVGLFVSLNLLFFPGITDTEEEFDALVELGEACRYDFIQLRNLNLDPELYLRLMEPFGHSPSMGFNNFKKRLKKALPWLEYGYFNPYLG
- the rplM gene encoding 50S ribosomal protein L13, with the protein product MKTYSPKPEDANREWFIVDATDKILGRLATEITNRLRGKHKPEFASHMDMGDFVIVINADKIQVTGQKMDKKMYYKHTNHPGGLKEKTLRQMLDIKPENVITAAVKGMLPKNKLAAQQLKKLKVYAGPEHPHAAQAPKPLDF
- a CDS encoding MFS transporter, encoding MQTNSAAVLFSLSVSIGVTMVGLGIVWPILPILAAQMGVGGFVVGTIIASFNVSRTACAPFVGRFSDRMGRKSFILIGLVLYAAVSCAYLAAHSAEALIAVRLAHGFTSLLVVPIAMALAADIAPQGQLGNYMGTLNMAAMIGLGVGPTLGGVIQEHFGMPAAFYALCIVSLGTAAFVIFFVPPDRESGAVTRRTGTATFRQILADRTAFAIVLMRFFSASGQGAVYTFLPIYAHQIGMSGSRFGILLSANVFLIALMQRPVGRLADRTNPKRVVILGMFGVAVAVFCMPFSTDFWRLLVLNILMGTSTGFILPGSLVITGYLGRTMGMASLMSVTDAAYSFGMIVSPILSGVIFDALGISWVFTAGASLIAVGGVIVAVLLRNYSPPLDEGR